Proteins co-encoded in one Stomoxys calcitrans chromosome 5, idStoCalc2.1, whole genome shotgun sequence genomic window:
- the LOC106090130 gene encoding sterol O-acyltransferase 1 produces MVEKLKSPDRKINSTENKTQNESTALTDQNMELHFVRHKLEAFQTNVLRDVQKRMSGMIDEVMEQLRQQELQAHEFRNFAKPQTQHKSNTWSNRLRLKSTSSSSKTDAGKTSPNSGQTTDRKTCNEEDHVKNADASTSDETQKSQASRKSEHEANNVAKDISKRGRLRTLPDKIFITRESYLTALLEVDHMKTIYHIFYIIFLIFLLNNITHDYFVNGSVTFGLGTFKKGFGKIDNVFGIWMLQMTFVFSIYVAIQIWAHVRSKLRKQETLQSVWSYSCLLLYITSQVIFTYLPPKICLSLDLPYVSACVLLLESIRMLMKMHGFVRTVSGRVVQGKVKTDSDTRSEAAVPPFQKYLYYLFAPTLLYRDNYPRTAVIRWKFAASRLLEVVAVAFLYSYIHERHIRVHFANMGREELNAGSMIVKLFGMLMPCIIIYLCGFYLILHSWLNFTAELLRFGDRMFYKDWWTASNYETYYRNWNVVVHDWLYEYIYKDFYLHVFKGSKLASSLTVFTISALFHEYVLGYALQVFFPVMFVFFGVIGVLMIFITRFAPKNLGNIMLWFTLIYGNCLMISLYSMEYFASKNCPKDSYESWTDYLVPHLWSCHMK; encoded by the exons AATCAACTGCCCTAACCGATCAAAATATGGAATTGCATTTCGTGCGTCACAAACTGGAAGCATTCCAGACAAACGTTTTGCGTGATGTACAAAAACGTATGTCCGGCATGATAGACGAGGTCATGGAACAACTGCGCCAACAAGAGTTGCAGGCTcacgaatttcgaaattttgccaaacCACAGACACAGCATAAATCAAACACCTGGAGTAATCGTTTGCGCTTAAAATcaacatcgtcatcatcaaAGACTGACGCAGGCAAAACATCTCCAAACAGTGGGCAGACAACAGATCGTAAAACATGCAATGAAGAAGACCATGTAAAGAATGCGGATGCTAGCACTAGCGACGAAACCCAAAAATCGCAAGCATCGAGAAAATCGGAACATGAAGCAAACAATGTGGCGAAAGATATTTCAAAGCGAGGTCGTCTACGCACACTTCCCGATAAAATCTTTATTACCCGCGAATCCTATTTGACTGCCCTTTTGGAAGTGGATCACATGAAGACTATATACCATATATTctatataatatttttgatCTTTTTGTTGAACAACATAACACATGATTATTTTGTCAATGGAAG tgTAACATTTGGTTTGGGAACATTCAAGAAGGGCTTTGGAAAAATAGATAACGTATTCGGTATATGGATGCTCCAAATGACGTTTGTGTTCAGTATATATGTTGCCATTCAGATATGGGCCCATGTTCGTTCGAAACTTCGTAAGCAAG aaaCCCTTCAGAGCGTATGGTCCTACTCATGCCTTCTGTTGTACATCACCAGTCAAGTAATATTCACCTATTTGCCTCCAAAAATCTGTTTAAGCCTAGATCTGCCCTATGTTTCGGCTTGTGTGCTGCTGCTGGAAAGTATTCGAATGTTAATGAAGATGCATGGGTTTGTGAGAACTGTCAGTGGCAGGGTAGTACAAGGCAAGGTAAAAACAGATTCCGATACTAGATCCGAAGCTGCAGTACCGCCATTCCAAAAGTATTTGTATTATTTGTTTGCTCCTACCCTACTGTACCGTGATAATTACCCTCGCACAGCGGTTATACGTTGGAAATTTGCTGCTTCCCGTCTACTGGAGGTAGTAGCTGTGGCCTTTCTCTATAGCTACATACATGAACGCCATATACGAGTACATTTTGCCAACATGGGAAGAGAAGAACTTAATGCTGGCTCCATGATCGTCAAATTATTCGGCATGCTTATGCCCTGCATAATCATATATCTATGTGGCTTCTATTTGATACTTCACTCTTGGCTAAACTTTACCGCAGAGCTTTTAAGATTCGGTGATCGCATGTTCTATAAGGACTGGTGGACGGCCAGCAATTATGAGACATATTATCGCAACTGGAATGTTGTGGTGCATGACTGGCTGTATGAGTACATCTATAAGGACTTCTACTTGCATGTCTTCAAGGGCTCCAAGCTGGCCTCATCCTTGACAGTATTCACCATATCGGCTTTGTTTCATGAATATGTGCTGGGCTATGCTTTGCAAGTCTTCTTTCCTGTAATGTTTGTATTCTTTGGCGTCATTGGGGTCTTGATGATCTTTATAACACGTTTTGCACCTAAAAATTTGGGAAACATAATGCTGTGGTTTACCCTAATCTATGGCAACTGCCTGATGATTTCCCTATATAGCATGGAATACTTTGCAAGTAAAAACTGTCCTAAAGATTCCTATGAAAGTTGGACGGATTATCTGGTACCTCATTTATGGTCATGCCATATGAAGTAG
- the LOC106090134 gene encoding POTE ankyrin domain family member B, whose amino-acid sequence MSRRGNVVYRPPESDSEDDYYDGFAFGDDIIKKKPSVNWYKRNDDELYEAVMKGDLEKIKQQVELNNVDVNEPVRCGFTILLHACKEGNLDIVEYLIEEKQADVNQQVDSITPLMNCCDSQCNNPDVIEKIAKILLLHGAVVNVADKYGTTPFMLACKNGHTKVVKLLLKEVSFDAVDNQGCTPIFHAIENNRADIVKILIDAGVNYTIANKKGYTPIQVAQFHGFYDLLEIFPKQKEAFIVPSQYLGYNTLRDYIPRIFLKSECPEYFQEINTILLSISMENFLEYFAKERVPLSQFLCMQDQRLKELGIQFPIYRMKIMKGLLDFHLHHWSKKSIARVNRSSHEHFYEILMITANHLQHLVIINSTLKFVKNHLEKNLLGPVTNENMKALQKTLKSYRGTIKELKKTTKYLASFSPPKNPLYIDYDEYLAERKRSKLKYYFKYTTIAIGISVFICLKCRQFF is encoded by the exons ATGTCTCGAAGAGGAAATGTCGTTTATAGACCACCAGAGTCCGATTCTGAGGATGATTACTACGATGGATTTGCCTTTGGCGATGAT ATAATAAAGAAGAAACCTTCGGTCAACTGGTACAAAAGAAACGATGACGAGCTATACGAAGCTGTTATGAAGGGAGATCTGGAAAAGATTAAGCAACAAGTTGAGTTGAACAATGTGGATGTCAATGAACCCGTGAGAT GTGGCTTCACCATATTGCTGCATGCCTGCAAGGAGGGTAACTTGGATATTGTTGAGTATTTGATAGAAGAGAAACAGGCTGATGTTAACCAACAAGTAGACTCCATTACACCACTGATGAATTGCTGCGACTCGCAGTGCAATAATCCCGATGTAATtgagaaaattgccaaaatactGTTATTGCATGGTGCCGTTGTAAATGTGGCCGATAAATATGGCACTACTCCCTTTATGTTGGCCTGTAAGAATGGCCACACTAAGGTGGTGAAGTTGCTATTAAAGGAAGTCAGTTTTGATGCCGTAGACAATCAGGGATGCACCCCAATATTTCATGCTATTGAAAATAATCGTGCTGATATTGTCAAAATCCTTATTGATGCTGGCGTCAACTACACTATAGCCAATAAGAAAGGCTATACTCCCATACAAGTGGCACAGTTCCATGGATTTTATGATCTTCTcgaaatttttcccaaacaaAAGGAAGCATTTATTGTGCCTTCACAATATCTCGGTTACAATACATTGCGTGATTATATACCACGCATATTTCTTAAATCTGAATGTCCTGAATACtttcaagaaatcaataccATATTGCTATCGATTAGCATGGAAAACTTTTTGGAGTACTTTGCCAAGGAAAGAGTACCATTGTCGCAGTTTTTGTGCATGCAAGATCAACGCTTGAAAGAGTTGGGCATTCAATTTCCCATATATCGCATGAAGATTATGAAGGGATTGTTGGA TTTCCATTTACATCATTGGTCAAAGAAATCCATAGCCCGAGTGAACAGATCTTCCCATGAACA tttctatgaaattttaatgataACAGCCAATCATTTGCAACATTTGGTAATTATTAATTCCACATTAAAGTTTGTTAAGAatcatttggaaaaaaatcttcTTGGTCCTGTAACAAATGAGAATATGAAGGCCTTGCAAAAAACCTTGAAAAGCTATCGAGGTACTATAAAGGAATTGAAAAAGACCACCAAATAT CTAGCTTCATTTAGCCCACCCAAGAATCCTCTATACATTGACTACGACGAATACCTGGCTGAACGTAAACGTTCCAAattgaaatattattttaagtaCACCACCATTGCTATAGGCATATCCGTATTCATATGTCTAAAATGTAGACAATTTTTCTAA